One genomic region from Candidatus Obscuribacterales bacterium encodes:
- the trpB gene encoding tryptophan synthase subunit beta, with protein sequence MTRTPIHPNPDNRPTMPPLSQRPDPLGRFGQFGGKYVPETLMPALSELEQAFYQYRDDASFQSELQGLLRDYVGRATPLYFAERLTQHYQRPDGSGPQIYLKREDLNHTGAHKINNALGQVLLAKRMGKQRIIAETGAGQHGVATATVCARFGLDCVIYMGVHDMERQALNVFRMRLMGAEVRPVEAGTGTLKDATSEAIRDWVTNVETTHYILGSVAGPHPYPMMVRDFHAVIGEETRAQCLEKWNGLPDILLACVGGGSNAMGLFHEFVEEPSVRLIGVEAAGEGVETDKHAATLTQGRIGVLHGAMSYLLQDEDGQVVEAHSISAGLDYPGVGPEHSYLKQLGRAEYYSVTDQQALDALQLLSQQEGIIPALETAHAIAYLETLCLQVAGSPRIVINCSGRGDKDVQTVAKKLKFD encoded by the coding sequence GTGACACGCACCCCTATTCATCCCAACCCAGACAACCGCCCAACCATGCCGCCCCTATCCCAGCGGCCTGATCCCTTGGGTCGGTTTGGCCAGTTCGGTGGTAAGTATGTTCCCGAAACCTTGATGCCCGCACTCAGCGAGCTAGAACAGGCATTTTACCAATACCGCGACGATGCATCGTTTCAATCGGAACTGCAGGGATTATTGCGGGACTATGTCGGACGAGCCACCCCCCTCTACTTTGCAGAGCGGCTCACCCAGCACTACCAGCGCCCTGACGGATCAGGCCCTCAGATTTATCTAAAGCGCGAAGACCTCAACCACACAGGTGCGCACAAAATCAACAATGCCTTGGGGCAAGTGCTGTTGGCCAAACGGATGGGCAAACAGCGGATTATTGCAGAAACGGGAGCGGGTCAGCATGGCGTAGCAACAGCAACGGTTTGTGCTCGGTTTGGGCTAGACTGCGTCATCTATATGGGCGTTCATGACATGGAACGTCAAGCTCTGAATGTGTTTCGGATGCGCTTGATGGGAGCAGAAGTGCGCCCGGTGGAAGCAGGCACCGGTACCCTCAAAGATGCCACATCAGAAGCCATTCGCGACTGGGTGACCAACGTTGAAACCACCCACTACATTCTAGGATCCGTCGCTGGCCCCCACCCCTACCCCATGATGGTGCGAGACTTCCATGCGGTGATTGGAGAAGAAACTCGTGCCCAGTGTTTAGAAAAGTGGAACGGCTTACCGGATATTCTCCTAGCCTGCGTGGGTGGTGGCTCTAATGCTATGGGACTTTTCCACGAGTTTGTGGAAGAGCCCTCGGTTCGCCTGATTGGAGTGGAAGCCGCCGGTGAAGGGGTCGAAACCGATAAACATGCAGCCACGCTCACCCAAGGGCGTATTGGCGTGTTGCATGGAGCTATGAGCTATCTGCTGCAAGATGAGGATGGGCAAGTTGTGGAGGCCCATTCCATTAGTGCCGGACTAGACTATCCCGGTGTTGGCCCAGAACATAGCTATCTAAAACAGTTAGGACGGGCAGAGTATTACAGCGTCACCGATCAGCAGGCCCTAGATGCCCTACAACTGCTCTCGCAACAGGAGGGGATCATCCCAGCCTTGGAAACTGCCCACGCGATCGCTTACCTAGAAACCCTCTGCCTGCAAGTGGCAGGTAGTCCTCGCATTGTGATCAATTGTTCAGGGCGAGGTGACAAGGATGTACAAACCGTGGCCAAGAAGCTGAAGTTTGATTGA
- a CDS encoding ABC transporter substrate-binding protein, with protein MKYSLGLTVGLSLFLLSACNGASQQPDSGSAARTVTILGVVVGEQQDKLEQALAPFEEQTGITVVYEGTDAFATLLPVRVEAGNAPDIAMFPQPGLMAAFADAGQLIPVTDFMDDATLQAAYPQTWLDLGTFDDTLYGMWYRVSVKSLVWYVPDAFEANSYDIPTTWDELMALSDQIVADGGTPWCLGLESGDATGWPGTDWIEDIMLRTAGTEAYDQWVSHEIPFTDPQVKTAFETFGQVVLNPDYVVGGSTGAISTPFGTSPNGLFSDPPRCYLHRQANFIASFFPDDITLGEDVDVFLLPSINPDLGVPVLVAGDVFGMFNDTPEARALMEYLATPEPHEIWAEAGGFLSPHQQVSLDAYPDPVSRKQAEFLTTADSIRFDGSDLMPSAVGTGSFWSGVVDYVAGTPVDQVLENIEASWPN; from the coding sequence ATGAAATATTCTCTAGGTTTAACCGTCGGGTTAAGTTTGTTCCTGCTTTCTGCCTGTAATGGTGCTTCGCAGCAACCTGATAGCGGTAGTGCAGCCAGAACCGTCACCATCTTAGGGGTGGTGGTGGGTGAACAGCAGGACAAGTTAGAGCAAGCCTTGGCACCCTTTGAAGAGCAGACGGGGATCACGGTGGTTTATGAAGGGACGGATGCTTTCGCAACCCTTCTGCCCGTGCGGGTCGAAGCTGGCAACGCTCCAGATATTGCCATGTTTCCTCAGCCAGGTCTGATGGCAGCTTTTGCCGATGCTGGTCAGCTTATTCCCGTCACCGACTTTATGGATGATGCCACCCTGCAAGCCGCTTACCCACAAACCTGGCTAGATCTAGGCACCTTTGACGACACTCTGTACGGCATGTGGTATCGGGTGTCTGTGAAGAGTTTAGTGTGGTATGTGCCAGACGCTTTTGAAGCCAATAGTTATGATATTCCTACAACGTGGGACGAGCTGATGGCTCTCAGCGACCAGATTGTAGCTGATGGAGGCACGCCTTGGTGCTTGGGGTTGGAAAGCGGCGATGCTACCGGCTGGCCGGGCACCGACTGGATTGAAGATATTATGCTGCGTACGGCAGGGACAGAGGCCTATGACCAGTGGGTGAGCCATGAGATTCCCTTTACCGATCCTCAGGTGAAGACTGCCTTTGAAACCTTTGGTCAGGTGGTCTTAAATCCAGATTATGTTGTGGGTGGCAGCACAGGGGCGATTAGTACTCCCTTTGGCACATCCCCCAATGGGTTGTTTAGCGATCCACCCCGCTGCTATCTCCACCGCCAGGCTAACTTCATTGCTAGTTTCTTTCCGGATGACATCACTCTGGGTGAAGATGTCGATGTGTTTTTACTCCCCAGCATCAACCCTGATCTTGGAGTACCCGTTCTCGTCGCCGGTGATGTCTTTGGTATGTTCAACGACACCCCCGAAGCGCGGGCACTCATGGAGTATCTAGCTACCCCCGAACCCCATGAAATTTGGGCTGAGGCAGGGGGCTTTCTATCGCCCCATCAACAGGTCAGTCTAGATGCATACCCTGATCCAGTCAGCCGAAAGCAAGCTGAGTTTTTGACCACGGCAGATAGTATTCGCTTTGATGGCTCTGACCTAATGCCCAGTGCGGTAGGCACCGGGTCATTTTGGTCGGGGGTTGTAGATTATGTCGCTGGCACCCCTGTTGATCAAGTTCTAGAGAACATTGAGGCAAGTTGGCCCAATTGA
- the rpsL gene encoding 30S ribosomal protein S12: MPTIQQLIRSERQKAIKKTKSPALKSCPQRRGVCTRVYTTTPKKPNSALRKVARVRLTSGFEVTAYIPGIGHNLQEHSVVMIRGGRVKDLPGVRYHIIRGTLDAAGVKDRLQGRSKYGTKRPKQK, encoded by the coding sequence ATGCCGACTATTCAGCAACTCATTCGCAGCGAACGCCAAAAGGCTATAAAGAAGACGAAGTCACCTGCCCTCAAGAGCTGCCCTCAGCGTCGAGGCGTTTGTACGCGCGTTTATACAACGACTCCTAAGAAGCCTAACTCAGCTCTGCGTAAAGTTGCGAGGGTTCGCCTAACATCGGGCTTTGAAGTAACTGCTTACATCCCTGGGATTGGGCACAACCTACAAGAACACTCCGTGGTCATGATTCGGGGGGGTCGGGTTAAGGATCTGCCTGGTGTTCGCTATCACATCATTCGCGGCACCCTAGATGCAGCTGGCGTTAAGGATCGGCTACAGGGGCGCTCGAAATATGGAACCAAGCGTCCTAAGCAAAAGTAG
- a CDS encoding sugar ABC transporter permease produces the protein MTDNLLRILNAILAVILGSGGVIAIVYGLNVLVERLPKVWKHQLLPWVYVGPAGLLLGAYLVLPTVRTVYISFFDSRSETFVGLENYLFAFASREMLLVFRNNLLWLVLVTGISVSLGLVIAVLVDRVNYETLAKSLIFLPMAISFVGASVIWRFVYAFNPAGSNQIGLLNGVVTALGGDPIGWLVDRSINNVALIVIMIWLYTGFCMVLLSSAIKGIPRDMIEAARIDGASEMQIFWRIMIPTIMPTITVVTTTMIVFVLKVFDIVFVMTGGNLGTDVIASRMIKEMFNYRHFGRGSAIATVLLIAVIPIMVVNIRRFRQQERH, from the coding sequence ATGACCGATAACCTGCTGCGTATTCTTAATGCCATTCTGGCCGTGATCCTCGGCTCTGGTGGGGTGATTGCCATTGTCTATGGGTTGAATGTACTCGTAGAAAGGCTGCCCAAGGTTTGGAAGCACCAACTTTTGCCGTGGGTTTATGTTGGGCCAGCGGGGCTATTGCTAGGAGCCTATCTCGTGTTGCCTACTGTTCGAACGGTATACATTAGCTTCTTTGATAGCCGATCCGAAACGTTTGTGGGGCTGGAGAATTATCTCTTTGCCTTTGCAAGTCGAGAGATGCTGCTCGTCTTTCGTAATAATTTACTTTGGCTAGTGTTGGTGACGGGGATCAGCGTTAGTTTAGGGCTTGTGATTGCGGTGTTGGTGGATCGGGTTAACTATGAAACCCTCGCCAAATCACTGATCTTTTTGCCGATGGCAATTTCCTTTGTAGGGGCTAGTGTAATCTGGCGATTTGTCTATGCCTTCAATCCTGCAGGCAGTAACCAGATTGGCTTATTAAATGGCGTGGTGACGGCACTGGGGGGAGATCCTATCGGCTGGCTTGTGGATCGCTCGATTAATAACGTTGCCCTGATTGTCATCATGATCTGGCTTTACACAGGATTTTGCATGGTGCTGCTTTCATCCGCTATCAAGGGAATTCCCCGGGATATGATCGAAGCGGCTCGGATTGATGGAGCCAGCGAAATGCAGATTTTTTGGCGGATCATGATTCCCACCATCATGCCGACAATCACGGTAGTTACAACCACCATGATTGTGTTCGTACTCAAGGTCTTTGACATTGTATTTGTGATGACGGGTGGCAACTTGGGGACAGACGTGATTGCCAGTCGCATGATTAAGGAAATGTTTAACTATCGCCATTTTGGACGAGGCAGTGCGATCGCCACGGTTCTTTTGATCGCTGTCATCCCAATCATGGTGGTCAATATTCGCCGTTTTCGCCAGCAGGAGCGTCATTAA
- the rpsG gene encoding 30S ribosomal protein S7 → MSRRTVIQKRPIPADPVHNSRLVTMMARRIMSSGKKSLAYRIIYDAFQLIQERTGNDPLETFETAVRNATPLVEVKARRVGGATYQVPMEVRSDRGTALALRWLSQFSRQRPGRTMAGKLANELMDAANETGNAIRKREETHRMAEANKAFAHYRY, encoded by the coding sequence ATGTCTCGTCGCACTGTCATTCAGAAGCGCCCCATTCCGGCTGATCCGGTTCACAACAGCCGTCTTGTCACCATGATGGCTCGGCGCATCATGTCCAGCGGAAAGAAATCTCTGGCCTACCGCATTATCTATGATGCCTTCCAGCTCATTCAAGAGCGCACCGGCAACGACCCCCTCGAAACCTTCGAAACGGCTGTTCGTAACGCAACTCCTTTGGTTGAAGTGAAGGCACGCCGGGTTGGTGGAGCCACCTACCAAGTTCCCATGGAAGTTCGTTCGGATCGGGGAACAGCTCTGGCCCTTCGCTGGCTATCTCAGTTTTCTCGCCAACGCCCCGGGCGCACCATGGCAGGCAAGCTAGCCAACGAACTCATGGATGCTGCTAACGAAACCGGCAATGCCATTCGCAAGCGGGAAGAAACACATCGTATGGCCGAAGCGAACAAAGCGTTTGCCCACTATCGTTACTAA